One Candidatus Saccharibacteria bacterium RAAC3_TM7_1 genomic region harbors:
- a CDS encoding hypothetical protein (RAAC3_TM7_1_320), producing MFASLYTLAATKISGSDINIPRVEADSVLASVLNIAYFAAGITAVIVVIVGGIFYAISYGDMAKVKRGKDMILYGVIGLVFVMIAFTVTNFIVGWF from the coding sequence ATGTTTGCTTCTCTGTACACTCTGGCAGCAACGAAGATTAGCGGTAGCGATATTAATATTCCACGAGTAGAGGCCGACAGTGTTCTTGCAAGTGTACTCAATATTGCCTATTTTGCGGCTGGCATCACCGCGGTTATCGTCGTCATCGTCGGCGGCATCTTCTATGCGATTTCATATGGTGACATGGCAAAGGTCAAGCGTGGCAAAGATATGATCCTCTACGGGGTGATCGGTCTCGTCTTTGTCATGATTGCTTTTACGGTGACAAACTTTATAGTAGGATGGTTTTAG
- a CDS encoding hypothetical protein (RAAC3_TM7_1_321), with protein sequence MKRRFTTLTLVAAMTFGVASMVPAASAGAINVFDSCSTGTSDSEICKAKNESINPVVQNIINLLLWAIGLISVIMIIIGGIRYTMSNGDANMVRAAKDTVMYAVIGLVVAILAYAIVNFVVTWFK encoded by the coding sequence ATGAAGCGAAGATTTACTACCCTCACCCTTGTAGCAGCAATGACGTTTGGCGTAGCGTCAATGGTACCAGCTGCTTCCGCTGGTGCGATAAACGTCTTTGATAGCTGTAGCACTGGTACAAGCGACAGTGAAATATGTAAAGCAAAGAACGAATCGATCAACCCGGTGGTTCAAAATATCATCAACCTGCTGCTGTGGGCGATCGGCCTGATCTCGGTCATTATGATCATCATCGGCGGCATCCGTTACACGATGTCAAATGGCGACGCCAATATGGTGCGCGCCGCCAAGGATACGGTGATGTACGCGGTGATCGGCTTAGTCGTTGCAATACTGGCCTATGCTATCGTTAATTTTGTCGTTACTTGGTTTAAATAA
- a CDS encoding hypothetical protein (RAAC3_TM7_1_322), protein MTHKLRTLILSGLMVLGLSAAPLVLAGNSVYATTATDNVTKGLNATGASNGKNLQKNIKTVVNVILFLLGAIAVIMIILGGVRYVLSNGEASQVTAAKNTILYAVIGLIVALLAYAIVNFVVDQFTKP, encoded by the coding sequence ATGACACACAAGCTACGTACTCTCATTCTGTCTGGCCTTATGGTACTGGGGCTCAGCGCGGCTCCATTAGTGTTAGCCGGCAATAGCGTTTACGCCACCACTGCAACCGACAATGTCACCAAGGGCTTGAATGCTACAGGTGCCAGTAATGGTAAGAACCTTCAGAAGAACATTAAGACAGTTGTAAATGTTATCCTCTTCTTGCTCGGTGCGATTGCAGTGATCATGATTATCCTTGGTGGCGTGCGCTACGTGCTCTCCAATGGGGAGGCATCACAGGTGACAGCGGCAAAAAATACGATTCTGTACGCGGTGATCGGCTTGATCGTTGCCCTACTCGCCTATGCGATTGTCAACTTCGTCGTCGATCAGTTTACAAAGCCTTAA
- a CDS encoding hypothetical protein (RAAC3_TM7_1_323) gives MKNILKKAARSLMLVPAMALALSFAAVPFGGSAYAADPTCDGTTGLNATTGAKCAKGTGTSDNLFGQGGIFRTITNVLLFLIGAVAVIMLIIGGIRYTISGGDSTAVTAAKNTILYSIVGIIVALLAYAIVNFVLDSFTV, from the coding sequence ATGAAAAATATTTTGAAAAAAGCTGCACGTTCGCTGATGCTCGTACCAGCAATGGCGTTGGCACTGAGCTTTGCGGCAGTACCGTTTGGCGGTTCCGCGTATGCTGCTGACCCAACTTGTGATGGTACTACTGGCCTCAACGCTACAACCGGAGCAAAATGTGCTAAAGGAACTGGTACAAGTGATAATCTATTTGGTCAAGGCGGGATCTTCCGAACCATTACCAACGTACTACTCTTCCTAATTGGTGCCGTAGCGGTCATTATGCTGATCATCGGCGGTATCCGCTACACGATTTCAGGTGGTGACTCAACTGCCGTCACTGCCGCAAAAAACACGATTCTTTACTCAATCGTCGGAATCATCGTGGCGCTGCTTGCTTACGCGATTGTCAACTTCGTACTCGATAGCTTTACAGTTTAA